ATTCAAGGGGTACAAATCCATGCAATAAAGGTCATGTTTTTGGTCGATTACAGGGTGATACCGACCATTCTAGGAACAAAACCGGAATCACTCAAGGGCTTCTCATGTATTCTTTTGTTCATGTTGGAGAGGTATTTTTTAGCTCGTGTTCAATATTCTTAAGTAAACATAGACAAAGACATTCATAATGAACAAAAGAAAGATTTTAACTTTTGAGTTTATATATACGTAGAGATGTATTCTTGACATTGATGTTCAAGGAGCAAGGTCCGTGAGGGCGAGTTCACTCGAAGCTATTTTGGTTTTTGTCTGCTCGCTGTCATTTGAGGACCTTGAAAAATGCCTTCGTGCAAGGTTTGagttttatctttaaataaatgtCAACGAAAGTTAAGTTACGAAACAATATTGAATTTGTTCGGCTTCAAGTTGATTAAAAAGGTTCTTTGATTTGGTCAACAGAGGGACGGAAACCGAAGAATTGATCTTGAAAAGACTTAGAAACGCAAAGGCTGAACTTGAACAAGGACAATCTTTGGGGCTTTTTGATCATATTATAGTGAACGATGATATTAAAGCGTGTTACGAGCAATTTTAGGTGGATACACATTTGAGCTATATAGGATTTAAAAGCCTTTAATATGATTCTACATGATTAATATTGAGATTTTGTTGTAGAATATCTTGGGTATTAGTAAAAACATCAACGTTGCCCCAATAACCGGTATGAGTTTAGAAATTCGGAGCTGCACATTTGATTATATATCGTTTATGCAAATTTAATTGATTCTTATGAAGCGTTACATTGTCAAATACAGCGACTAAAGTGTTTGATTTGCCTGTGGACCTTTTATTGTCCAAAATCAACGAAAAGATCTTGATTAACTGTGGGACTTTTGAACAAAAGTATGTACAACATCATACACAGATTCTCTTTACAAAAGTCATGCTGCAAATATAAAAATAACATGTTTGCTGATAAACTACTCACTTTCAACACAAATCAATTGGTGAAGTGACTTATTTCCCCTACAACACTCACTTTCAACACAAACTGCTACAGCCAATTCGCATATGTTCTCTAAATTTAGAATCAGACTCTGATATTTTTGTGTGATGCAGGTACTTGATGACTAAATAGACTCTTCAAGGCTGGCAAAGGCTGTTTTGAGCCAGCTTTAGTGAGGTTTTCTTTATGTTGTGGTTAGCAAGTGGAAAAGTTAATAATGGCTGGATTTTTGTGTGATGCAGGTACTtgattgtaacaccccaaaaatattaaatatataaataaatgtaTATAGCTatttagaaatatatatatatatatatatatatatatatatatatatatatatatatgtttagaCACATAATTGAACAAGGttaactaacttagttaaacacTACATAATGGAATAATTAAACAAGGCCATTGAGTATTATAAATAAAAGCAAAGTACAAGGACCAAAATGGTCAAGTTGACAACTACTGTTATTAAAcagaataattaaaacaaaaacacacaCTGGTGGTGTGTTGTTCGACCAGAGGAAAGGAGGGAAGGGGAAGAACACATCTTCACCCTAAAATCATCTAATCCTCCAAATTGAAAGAACAAAAATGGTTAAGATCACGTGCATGAATCGAAATTTTGATCACCTAATCTAGaagatcacaaggtatgtcaaaaTTTCTTATTTAATGAAGTATGGAGATTTTGATGAACTTCTTGAATTTCGATTCTTGGATGGATTATTGTGTTATAGTAAAATGATGTTATAGGAATGTTTAGAAACATGAAAGCTTCCTCTAACCGAGAAGAAATTAAAATGAACAATAAGATAGGTGGATTAGTCATATGAATGAGAAGTGGGTCTTGATGAGTATGAAGAACAACATGAACTATACTAGTGAATAATGTAATGGATGTTTAATGCGCTGAGTTTTATGTGCTAATTGATTAAACCAATCACCTTGATGTTATGAGATGGGTTTACATAGATGATTGTTGATTTTTAGACCTAGCAAGGTTAGTTTAGGAATCGTGCACATGCATAACAATTGTGAAAAAGAACATATAAGTTATGTGGTTTACAAGTTGTTATGTTTAGTTACAACCCGAAGGGTTTTAACGATGTTGGGGTTGTACTTATAGGCAACTCGGGTGAAGCATCGGGTAACCAAACCGGGACAAACGCTAGGTTAAGAATAAGCCCTAAGGTACGCGACTAAATACTTTAAGAGTAAATTAAAACTTTTGTCTTTTATATTTGTCctaaatttcaggcgctgtcctttacctttaaaattgacgagttttgtccttaacgtttcaaaatcctacacgttatgtcctttagggcaaacccagtTAGAATTTTCTGTTAAGTTATGTGATGTGCATTGCACACGAGGGTAGAACAGTCATTTCCCATCCCCCACTTGTGTTTCCCCCTTTTAAAACCCTAATAACACCCCCTGTTCATCTTCATCCCCAATTCATCTtcatatcattcatcttcatcaatacCTCATGAATATGCACCAATAAGCATCCCAGCAAAAGCCACAGTTGATATCATACTTTCTTGATTAGCAGAAAGCCCCCACTCGGGCTGAATAGCCGGTCCCACAAACAACAACAGCATCATCTCCATTGCTTCTGCTACCCACCCCAACCCAGAATATGCAAGCATAACATATTGGAATCTCCCAAACCCAATTGCACCTAGTGCATCATCCAATGTGTAACCAAACCCTTGATCCCCCATCTACCCAacaaccaaataaacaaacaataaaattaattaataaataatctcaacaatacatacatacatacccaaTATAATATTATTAAGTGTTAAACCGATTACAATAATATTAAAACATAATTagaagagtgaattgcaaggattgtcctttatctttatacccatttgcaggcgctgtcctttatgtttaacattgacaagttttgtactttatgttttcaaatcatacacgttttgtcctttagccctaacccagttagatttttctgtcaaatctgatcatgtgcaatgcacatgagggtataatTGTCATTTTACCATTGCAGGGACTAACTGTGTAAATAACTtaaaaaaatgtttaagaaaaataaaaaaattttatatatatatatatataaacacacaaaaaccctaatctTTCATTCTCTCCATCTTCTCTCCCACCacttccacctccacctccacctcctgcAACCCCATCACCACTATCACATGCACCTGCCACATCCATAACCACCGACACCTTCACCGACAACCCCCATAACCACCGCCACCTGAAACCTGCCACCCCCATTACCACCGCCACCACATTAACAACCGACACCTGCACCTGCCGCCTCCATAACCACCGCCACCCCCAAAACCACCGCCACCTGAAACCTGCCACCCCCTTTACCACCGCCATCTGCTAATCACCTCCAAAACCCCATAACACGACCACCACGAATCGGATTGAACAGATCGGACCCCCCATTACCACCACCATTATAGTTACGAAATTAGGATAGAAATACACAGCCCATTGGTAACCCCCAGCCACAAAATTATCACTCGCGATATGTTTTCCGATCCCCTGCTTCTCTCTCCTTCTAAACTctaattctctctctctctctatctatcTCAATTCTCCTTTCTCCTACATAAAACCACACCACCTGCCCCCATCGAAACCACCCACTACCGTAATCTTTCTTTATGATTGATGGTGAAATGCTTAAATTCCTTTCAGGTGACAAAAAAGCCCAAATCAGTATTATGAGTGATTGCAATGATCTTAAAGGTAAGATTTTTCAGCGAAATCCATGAAAATATATAGAATATGGGAATTATAAGGCAATTCGAAGTTAAAGAATACTTAATTCAACAAAAAAATGATGTAATTAGGGCAAAAATGAACCTGTCTGCGAGAAGAGATGACAAGCGATGGTGAAATGCTTAAATTCATTGAGTTGATGCTGTAACGATGGCTACTTTCCCCTCAAATCTTCTCCCGATCTTCGATTTCTCCATTCTTTTTCACAGAATCAGGGTTAAAACCATTGAGTACTTCTAAGTCAAGACTATCAATATCAGATCCTGCTTCATAGTAATTTTGGAACATATGTTCAGGTTTACAAAACCAGATCTACAAATGGAGATGGCTATTAATGGCGGTGGAAGGTGATGGAGGGTGGTGGCAGGAGGTGGTGGCTGGTTGAGGCAGTAGAGCGAGGGGGTAAGGAGATAAGagttttgtgtgtgtatatatttatatatatatttgttttatttgttaaactatttttaataattggttaaaagactaaa
The sequence above is drawn from the Helianthus annuus cultivar XRQ/B chromosome 12, HanXRQr2.0-SUNRISE, whole genome shotgun sequence genome and encodes:
- the LOC110893127 gene encoding guanylate kinase 1-like; the encoded protein is MEGDTDHSRNKTGITQGLLMYSFVHVGERCILDIDVQGARSVRASSLEAILVFVCSLSFEDLEKCLRARGTETEELILKRLRNAKAELEQGQSLGLFDHIIVNDDIKACYEQF